The following proteins are co-located in the Pedobacter sp. FW305-3-2-15-E-R2A2 genome:
- a CDS encoding MarR family transcriptional regulator codes for MKRLEMQLQKETKTSKFENIYQQAIVNVVFTYSWCNEHFRQVIQPYEITPQQFNILRILRGQYPAPSTINLLKERMLDKMCDASRITERLVQKELVVKKVNPNDKRAVDILISDKGLSLLKKMDEELDLSAPVSKNLTQEEATLLNNLLDKMRG; via the coding sequence ATGAAAAGATTGGAGATGCAGTTGCAGAAAGAAACAAAAACGTCAAAATTTGAAAACATTTACCAGCAGGCGATTGTAAATGTAGTGTTTACCTATAGTTGGTGTAATGAACATTTCAGGCAGGTCATTCAACCTTATGAAATCACGCCGCAACAATTCAATATTCTGAGGATTCTGAGGGGTCAATATCCTGCACCTTCTACCATTAACCTCCTGAAAGAGCGAATGTTGGATAAGATGTGTGATGCTTCCAGGATTACAGAGCGCCTGGTTCAAAAAGAGCTGGTCGTCAAAAAAGTAAATCCAAACGATAAACGGGCCGTAGATATTCTGATCAGCGATAAAGGACTCTCGCTATTGAAAAAGATGGACGAAGAGCTTGACCTTTCGGCACCGGTTTCCAAAAATCTGACCCAGGAAGAAGCCACGCTTTTAAATAATTTACTGGATAAAATGCGGGGATAA
- a CDS encoding exonuclease has translation MILDDFIVATKTGLFCRYGDFYLDPKEIVKYAVISHAHGDHAIGGNLNVYCTEATALFMKHRYKKFAGGEFHLKAYEETFVLNGVKISFIPAGHILGSAMILMEYEGIKYLYTGDYKLQPDDTCEPIEYVQADVLITETTFADPNTRHPAAEEEILKLNATQSNIMLGAYALGKCQRLISLMNKYCPEKRILVHHSMMPFVKIYEQKGIDMGKYEMYDRKVMKNNQTNMVYLVPPMVFRSYFRAINVIRVFATGWKHLQNNNEIQLYVSDHADWEDIIYTIGQVKPTQVWTNHGDGLQLKNHYENSLVVKLLT, from the coding sequence ATGATATTAGATGATTTTATAGTTGCTACAAAAACAGGTTTATTTTGTAGATATGGTGATTTTTATCTGGATCCTAAGGAAATTGTAAAATACGCGGTGATTTCCCATGCCCATGGAGACCATGCCATAGGTGGAAACCTGAACGTATATTGCACGGAAGCTACGGCACTTTTTATGAAGCACCGGTATAAGAAATTTGCCGGTGGCGAATTTCACCTTAAAGCTTATGAGGAAACATTCGTTTTAAACGGTGTGAAGATCAGCTTTATTCCTGCCGGGCATATCCTGGGATCTGCGATGATTCTGATGGAATATGAGGGGATTAAATACCTGTATACCGGAGATTATAAGCTTCAACCTGATGATACCTGCGAGCCTATCGAATATGTGCAGGCAGATGTGCTGATCACGGAGACGACTTTTGCAGATCCCAATACCCGGCATCCTGCAGCGGAGGAAGAAATTCTGAAGTTGAATGCGACACAAAGTAACATCATGTTGGGTGCTTATGCCTTGGGGAAATGTCAGCGTCTGATCAGTCTGATGAATAAATATTGTCCGGAAAAGCGGATATTGGTACACCATAGTATGATGCCTTTTGTGAAGATTTATGAGCAGAAAGGTATAGACATGGGTAAATATGAGATGTACGACAGAAAGGTGATGAAGAACAACCAAACGAATATGGTTTATCTTGTGCCGCCGATGGTATTCAGGAGTTATTTCCGGGCGATCAATGTGATCAGGGTATTTGCGACCGGATGGAAACACTTGCAGAACAACAATGAAATCCAGTTGTATGTCTCTGATCATGCCGATTGGGAAGACATCATTTATACGATAGGGCAGGTTAAGCCTACGCAGGTCTGGACCAATCATGGGGATGGTTTACAATTAAAAAACCATTATGAAAATAGTTTGGTAGTTAAATTGCTTACTTAA
- a CDS encoding DUF5522 domain-containing protein, with product MEEGVDYYLNEDGLMVFTAAYHLKRGYCCKNKCRHCPWGFGKKKTKPKEENDT from the coding sequence ATGGAAGAAGGGGTAGACTATTATCTTAACGAAGATGGGTTAATGGTTTTCACAGCAGCTTATCATTTGAAAAGAGGGTATTGTTGCAAGAATAAATGCAGACATTGCCCCTGGGGATTTGGTAAAAAGAAGACCAAACCAAAAGAAGAGAACGATACTTAA
- the yajC gene encoding preprotein translocase subunit YajC, which translates to MISTVILQAGGSNMLGTLVPMVLIMVVFYFFMIRPQVKKAKDHKKLVEDLKKGDKIVTTAGIHGRIVDMNDTTFLIEVEGGTKIRFDKTAISLDATKAAAPKVDLAKTDAPKA; encoded by the coding sequence ATGATATCTACAGTAATCTTACAAGCAGGTGGCAGCAATATGCTAGGTACCCTGGTACCGATGGTTTTAATCATGGTCGTATTTTATTTCTTTATGATCAGACCGCAGGTTAAAAAAGCAAAAGACCATAAAAAACTGGTTGAAGACTTGAAAAAAGGTGATAAAATCGTAACTACTGCCGGAATTCACGGAAGAATCGTTGATATGAACGATACTACGTTTTTAATCGAAGTAGAAGGCGGTACTAAAATCCGTTTTGATAAAACTGCGATCTCTTTAGATGCAACGAAAGCTGCAGCTCCTAAAGTTGATCTTGCAAAAACTGACGCTCCTAAAGCATAG
- a CDS encoding Glu/Leu/Phe/Val dehydrogenase: MPDNSSLVNSVLDQLSAAGHKKVVFCNDPDTGLKAIIAIHDTTLGPALGGTRMWNYVTEAEALEDVLRLSRGMTYKAAITGLNIGGGKAVIIGDSRKGKSEAMMRSYGRFIKNLNGEFITAEDLGTTTKDMEYIRMETGHVTGVPESLGGAGNPAPHTAKGVFLGIKACVKEVFGTDMLAGRSVVVQGIGNVGEHLVELLRAENVEVYISDINEERLQHVARTYKAKPIAADKIFGIDADIYAPCALGATVNDKTIPKMKFAIIAGSANNQLADEQTHGKLLLDKGILFAPDYLINAGGLISCYSELTGFGKKRTIQLTENIYNATRDVIKMSKKDNIPTIWAANRIAEQRIIDIKKIKSSF; encoded by the coding sequence ATGCCTGATAATAGTTCTCTTGTGAATTCAGTTTTAGACCAATTAAGTGCCGCAGGGCATAAAAAGGTCGTTTTTTGCAATGATCCCGATACTGGCTTGAAGGCAATTATAGCCATTCATGATACCACGCTTGGTCCGGCTTTAGGCGGAACACGCATGTGGAATTACGTTACAGAGGCTGAAGCATTGGAAGATGTACTCAGATTATCGAGAGGAATGACCTATAAAGCTGCGATCACAGGCCTGAATATTGGCGGTGGTAAAGCCGTAATTATCGGGGATTCCAGAAAAGGAAAATCGGAAGCGATGATGCGCAGCTACGGAAGGTTCATCAAAAACCTGAATGGAGAGTTCATTACTGCAGAAGATCTGGGAACGACCACAAAAGATATGGAGTATATCCGTATGGAAACAGGTCATGTTACCGGAGTTCCTGAATCTTTAGGTGGGGCAGGTAACCCGGCACCACATACTGCAAAAGGCGTATTCCTTGGGATTAAAGCTTGTGTAAAGGAAGTATTTGGAACAGATATGCTGGCAGGACGCTCGGTAGTAGTGCAGGGGATAGGAAATGTAGGAGAGCACCTGGTAGAGTTGTTGAGGGCTGAAAATGTAGAAGTATACATCAGTGACATCAATGAAGAACGGTTACAACATGTAGCACGTACTTATAAAGCGAAACCTATTGCTGCGGATAAAATCTTTGGAATTGATGCAGATATTTATGCACCATGTGCCTTAGGAGCTACCGTAAATGATAAGACCATTCCTAAAATGAAGTTTGCGATTATCGCAGGTTCTGCAAATAATCAATTGGCAGATGAGCAGACACACGGTAAACTGTTATTGGATAAAGGAATCTTATTTGCGCCCGATTACCTGATCAATGCCGGCGGATTAATCAGCTGTTATTCTGAATTAACCGGTTTCGGAAAGAAACGGACGATACAGCTGACAGAGAACATTTACAATGCCACGCGCGACGTGATTAAAATGTCTAAGAAAGACAACATCCCAACGATATGGGCTGCGAACCGCATTGCTGAACAAAGAATCATCGACATCAAAAAAATAAAATCATCATTTTAA
- the coaE gene encoding dephospho-CoA kinase (Dephospho-CoA kinase (CoaE) performs the final step in coenzyme A biosynthesis.) has product MLKIGITGGIGSGKTTVCKVFGSLGIPVFYADAVAKQIMVSDPILVAGVKAAFGAESYAADGSLNNKHIAGIVFNQAEELAKLNALVHPAVFRAFEHWVKDIPATVPYVLKEAALLFESGSYQMCDRNVLVVAPLALKLQRVMQRDGVTAEQVQARMDKQLSDEEKAKMADMLIRNNETDSLIIQVMELHHQFLNILP; this is encoded by the coding sequence ATGTTAAAAATAGGAATAACAGGAGGCATAGGAAGTGGGAAGACCACGGTGTGTAAGGTGTTCGGGAGCCTGGGCATTCCTGTCTTTTATGCAGATGCAGTAGCGAAGCAGATCATGGTCAGCGATCCGATCCTGGTTGCGGGTGTTAAAGCGGCTTTCGGAGCAGAAAGCTATGCTGCTGATGGCAGTTTGAATAATAAACATATTGCAGGTATCGTCTTTAATCAGGCCGAAGAACTGGCGAAATTAAATGCGCTGGTACATCCTGCCGTATTCCGTGCATTTGAACATTGGGTAAAAGATATTCCGGCAACGGTGCCTTATGTGCTGAAAGAAGCAGCCCTGCTTTTTGAAAGCGGTTCTTACCAGATGTGCGACCGGAACGTATTGGTGGTCGCCCCTTTAGCGCTCAAATTACAACGCGTGATGCAACGTGACGGGGTAACAGCAGAACAAGTTCAGGCCCGGATGGATAAACAGCTCTCCGATGAGGAGAAGGCGAAAATGGCGGATATGCTGATCCGCAATAATGAAACAGATTCTTTAATTATACAAGTGATGGAACTTCACCATCAATTTTTAAATATACTTCCTTAA
- a CDS encoding CdaR family protein — translation MPIIKLTKVEQKRFLALVTCLFLAVGAWLFMALNNKYVYTAKTVLDYRNFPQKKAFHPLQSDTVDLQVEGTGWQLLFARLRIKPQSISISLEKLNNRNFVLFSEQLFNVNRQLETSQKIISVKPDTLYFDFSERRVKRVPVKLVSNLHYMPQYGVSNEIQINPSYVTISGPEQDIRNINEWNTDTLKIEKIQATTVARVAMMQNKMKNVNIFPTSVDVKLPVDEFTEKVIEVPVKVINNKEYYNVKLYPKKVKITLLVALSKYTQVNEEFIEAVVDMNEWKIFQHNELRVKLIRFPDYCKLVQSQPAKIDFIIEK, via the coding sequence ATGCCAATCATCAAACTCACAAAAGTAGAGCAAAAGCGTTTTCTGGCGCTGGTCACCTGCCTGTTCCTGGCAGTTGGTGCATGGCTGTTCATGGCTTTGAACAACAAGTATGTCTATACCGCAAAGACGGTGCTGGACTATAGGAATTTCCCTCAGAAGAAAGCTTTCCATCCTTTGCAGTCGGACACGGTAGATTTACAGGTAGAAGGGACGGGATGGCAGTTGCTGTTTGCCCGTCTGCGGATTAAACCTCAATCCATCTCCATCAGTCTGGAAAAACTAAACAACAGGAATTTTGTGCTGTTTTCTGAGCAGCTGTTCAATGTGAACCGGCAACTGGAGACTTCTCAAAAGATCATTTCTGTAAAACCCGATACCCTTTACTTCGATTTTTCTGAAAGAAGGGTGAAACGTGTGCCTGTAAAGCTGGTCTCTAACCTGCATTATATGCCACAGTATGGAGTTTCGAATGAGATTCAGATCAATCCCAGTTATGTGACCATTTCCGGCCCTGAGCAGGACATTAGAAACATCAACGAATGGAATACCGATACTTTGAAAATAGAGAAAATCCAGGCGACCACAGTGGCCAGGGTAGCGATGATGCAAAATAAGATGAAGAACGTGAACATCTTTCCGACGAGTGTAGATGTGAAACTGCCGGTCGACGAATTCACGGAAAAAGTCATAGAGGTTCCGGTTAAAGTCATCAATAACAAAGAATATTACAATGTCAAACTTTACCCTAAAAAGGTGAAGATTACGCTATTGGTTGCCCTTTCTAAATATACGCAGGTAAATGAGGAGTTCATTGAGGCGGTGGTAGATATGAATGAGTGGAAAATTTTTCAGCACAATGAACTGAGGGTAAAGCTCATCCGCTTTCCGGATTATTGCAAGCTGGTGCAGTCACAACCAGCAAAAATTGATTTTATCATAGAAAAATAA
- the nusB gene encoding transcription antitermination factor NusB has product MLNRRHLRIKALQNIFAWQMTDKRDLASSKKALMQSIDSVYEMYIWMLSLLVEVTEYTSTDATERSNKHLPTAEDLNPNMKLLHNKFAVTLKENPAFIDMVNKYQINWLSDPEFVKGIFNTLKTTPEYLAYLADEDNSLEESKTIIKYIFRKIILKSHNIIQAFEDKFINWSVDKEVMQGMVAKTLKNFTSEDPRKNKLTPISQDWDEDKKFVEDLFVYTLKNNKEYQDLIAERTKNWESERIALMDTILMKMAICELLNFPSIPVKVTINEYLDLSKDYSTPKSNSFINGILDKILGDLKRTDSIHKIGRGLIEE; this is encoded by the coding sequence ATGTTAAACAGAAGGCACTTAAGAATTAAAGCTTTGCAGAATATTTTTGCATGGCAGATGACAGACAAGAGAGATTTAGCTTCTTCAAAGAAAGCATTAATGCAGAGTATTGACAGCGTGTACGAAATGTACATCTGGATGCTTTCGCTCCTTGTTGAGGTCACGGAATACACTAGCACGGATGCTACAGAAAGGTCAAATAAACATTTGCCTACAGCAGAGGATCTCAATCCAAACATGAAACTGCTCCACAATAAGTTTGCGGTTACATTGAAAGAGAACCCGGCCTTTATTGACATGGTTAACAAATACCAGATCAACTGGTTGTCTGACCCGGAATTTGTAAAAGGTATTTTCAATACCTTGAAAACCACTCCTGAATACCTGGCTTACCTTGCCGATGAGGACAACAGCCTGGAGGAATCCAAAACCATTATCAAATACATTTTCAGAAAGATTATTTTGAAAAGCCACAACATCATTCAGGCTTTTGAAGATAAGTTTATCAACTGGTCTGTAGATAAAGAAGTGATGCAGGGAATGGTGGCCAAGACTTTGAAGAATTTCACCTCTGAAGATCCACGTAAAAATAAACTGACGCCAATCAGTCAGGATTGGGATGAAGATAAGAAGTTTGTCGAAGACCTTTTTGTTTATACCTTGAAAAACAACAAGGAATATCAGGACCTGATCGCAGAGCGTACTAAAAACTGGGAATCGGAAAGGATTGCTTTAATGGATACCATTTTGATGAAAATGGCCATCTGTGAACTGTTAAACTTCCCATCTATACCAGTTAAGGTAACGATTAATGAATACCTGGATCTATCAAAAGATTACAGTACTCCGAAAAGTAATTCATTTATTAACGGTATCTTGGACAAAATTTTAGGTGACCTGAAAAGGACAGACAGCATCCATAAAATCGGTCGCGGACTTATAGAAGAATAA
- a CDS encoding ABC transporter ATP-binding protein — protein MKHLRFLNKYFYKYKWWIIPGVFFVIISNIFGVIPAQVIGHAFNLITENIQIYGLFEGFERRSIIYDIFSTSLFYFGLLVLVLYLMRGLFLFFMRQTIILMSRHIEYDMKNEIYAHYQELSLGFYRRNNTGDLMNRATEDVNRVRMYVGPAIMYTINTAVLFILVIYAMFSVNSTLAIFSLLPLPVLVVIIYFVNTLINKRSEQIQEQLSRLSSFVQERFSGIRVIKSYVRESHTKDVFAAESQGYKDNAMGLVKVQALFYPTMLLLVGLSTILTVYIGGKQVIEGSISAGNIAEFIVYVNQLTFPVSMLGWVTTLIQRASASQKRINEFLQLQPDITSGSSEIVPLNGNISFENVSFTYPDTGIQALKDISFEIEQGQFVAIIGRTGSGKSTLANLLMRMYDVDQGKIKMDGTAIGQLNLQHYRSQFGFVPQEVFLFSDTIRNNIAFGLDQVTEEEVIDAAKNAAVYQNIINFDLKFETMLGERGITLSGGQKQRVSIARALIKEPKVLIFDDCLSAVDTRTEEEILNNLGRVMKGKTSILIAHRISTIKNANKILVLDDGRIIEQGTHRDLLQLGGAYAEMYQNQLLEEETSGNSPLT, from the coding sequence ATGAAACACCTTAGATTCTTAAACAAATACTTCTATAAATATAAATGGTGGATTATTCCGGGGGTATTTTTTGTAATCATCTCCAATATCTTTGGTGTAATCCCCGCTCAGGTTATCGGGCATGCCTTTAATCTAATTACAGAAAATATACAGATCTATGGCTTGTTCGAAGGTTTCGAACGCCGCAGCATCATCTATGACATCTTCAGCACCAGCCTGTTTTATTTCGGTTTATTGGTGCTGGTCCTTTATTTAATGAGGGGTCTCTTTTTGTTTTTCATGCGTCAGACGATTATTTTAATGTCAAGACATATAGAATATGACATGAAAAATGAGATCTACGCCCATTATCAGGAACTGAGCCTCGGTTTTTACCGGAGAAACAATACCGGCGATTTGATGAACCGTGCAACCGAGGATGTCAACAGGGTCCGCATGTATGTAGGTCCGGCAATCATGTATACGATCAATACGGCAGTACTCTTTATACTGGTGATCTATGCCATGTTCTCGGTCAACAGTACACTAGCGATTTTCTCCTTGCTTCCTTTACCAGTTCTGGTCGTCATCATTTATTTTGTCAACACCCTGATCAATAAAAGAAGTGAACAGATCCAGGAACAACTTTCCAGGCTGAGTAGTTTTGTTCAGGAAAGATTCTCCGGAATCCGCGTCATTAAATCATATGTAAGGGAAAGCCATACCAAAGATGTATTTGCAGCGGAGAGCCAGGGTTATAAAGACAATGCTATGGGGCTGGTAAAAGTCCAGGCCTTATTTTATCCAACCATGTTGTTACTCGTTGGACTGAGTACCATCCTTACCGTTTATATTGGCGGGAAACAGGTGATCGAAGGATCGATCAGTGCGGGAAACATTGCGGAGTTTATCGTATATGTAAATCAGCTGACCTTTCCGGTATCGATGCTGGGTTGGGTAACGACCCTGATCCAACGCGCTTCCGCTTCTCAGAAAAGGATCAATGAGTTCCTGCAGCTGCAACCGGACATCACTTCCGGCAGCAGCGAAATTGTTCCTCTAAACGGAAATATTAGTTTTGAAAATGTAAGTTTTACCTATCCCGATACCGGAATCCAGGCTTTAAAGGACATTAGCTTTGAGATCGAACAAGGTCAGTTTGTCGCCATTATTGGCCGCACAGGCTCTGGAAAATCAACACTTGCCAACCTGTTGATGCGCATGTACGATGTAGATCAGGGGAAAATAAAAATGGACGGAACCGCGATTGGCCAGCTGAACCTGCAGCATTACCGCAGTCAGTTTGGGTTTGTGCCTCAGGAAGTTTTCCTGTTCTCCGATACGATCAGAAATAACATTGCCTTCGGACTGGATCAGGTAACAGAGGAAGAAGTGATAGATGCGGCCAAAAATGCAGCAGTGTATCAAAACATCATCAATTTCGACCTTAAATTTGAAACCATGCTTGGGGAAAGAGGAATCACCCTTTCCGGTGGCCAAAAGCAACGGGTATCCATCGCCCGTGCCTTAATTAAAGAACCTAAAGTCCTGATCTTCGACGATTGTCTTTCCGCAGTAGACACCCGTACAGAAGAAGAGATTCTGAATAACCTGGGAAGAGTGATGAAAGGAAAAACAAGTATTCTCATTGCTCACCGGATATCAACGATTAAAAATGCCAATAAAATCCTTGTTTTGGACGATGGCAGGATCATTGAACAAGGTACACATAGAGATTTACTCCAATTGGGAGGTGCTTATGCTGAAATGTATCAAAATCAATTGCTGGAAGAGGAGACTTCTGGTAATTCTCCGCTGACATAA
- a CDS encoding DUF1573 domain-containing protein, producing MKQILLLAIAAMTFASCQQNTAKTPAENTAVTGSTATTEASANPVAAADAPVITFDSGIYNFGKIAPGEKVNYSYKFKNTGKSPLIISNATATCGCTIPEPPKEPIPPGGEGVIKVVFDSHGKFGMQDKVITVTSNANPSVAELHLTGEIKEVK from the coding sequence ATGAAACAAATCTTGTTATTGGCAATTGCAGCGATGACATTTGCATCATGCCAGCAAAACACAGCAAAAACTCCTGCAGAAAATACTGCAGTTACAGGTTCAACAGCGACAACTGAAGCTTCAGCAAATCCTGTTGCAGCAGCAGATGCGCCTGTAATCACCTTCGATAGCGGAATCTATAACTTTGGTAAAATAGCTCCGGGAGAAAAAGTGAATTATAGCTACAAATTTAAAAACACAGGTAAAAGCCCGCTGATCATCAGCAATGCTACTGCGACTTGTGGTTGTACGATTCCTGAACCTCCTAAAGAGCCAATTCCACCGGGTGGAGAAGGAGTGATTAAAGTGGTATTTGATAGCCATGGTAAATTTGGAATGCAGGATAAGGTGATCACTGTAACTTCAAATGCCAATCCATCGGTTGCAGAATTGCACCTGACCGGAGAGATTAAAGAAGTAAAATAG